In Chromobacterium rhizoryzae, one genomic interval encodes:
- a CDS encoding TetR/AcrR family transcriptional regulator, which yields MQTRRTQQSRRESTIGKLVEAAIECLLEFGYHGTSVQLICSRAGVSQGALFRHFATKNELMLPVGRKVVDDIFEAGLKLAAEMSSTMPEEERIVALMKALVLSPRHIVLMELLMAARTTADLREIFLASSSNYFRDRFVAMMASLFPRYAISTGFFATLLTMMTTFHGMALYRMLNEHPEGDKMREQWLQTALRSELERIRAEGADSRNPLYQLPF from the coding sequence ATGCAAACTAGACGAACACAACAAAGTCGTAGGGAGTCCACCATTGGGAAACTGGTGGAAGCGGCCATCGAGTGTCTGCTGGAGTTTGGCTATCACGGTACCAGCGTGCAGCTGATCTGCAGCCGGGCCGGCGTCTCCCAGGGGGCCCTATTCCGCCATTTCGCCACCAAGAACGAACTGATGTTGCCGGTAGGGCGCAAGGTAGTCGACGATATTTTCGAGGCCGGCCTCAAGCTGGCGGCGGAAATGTCCAGCACGATGCCGGAGGAGGAACGGATCGTCGCGCTGATGAAGGCGCTGGTGCTGTCGCCGCGTCACATCGTGCTGATGGAACTGCTGATGGCGGCTCGCACCACCGCCGATCTGCGGGAAATCTTCCTGGCCAGTTCCAGCAACTACTTCCGCGATCGCTTCGTCGCCATGATGGCCTCGCTGTTTCCGCGTTACGCCATTTCCACCGGCTTCTTCGCCACCTTGCTGACCATGATGACCACCTTCCATGGCATGGCCTTGTACCGGATGCTGAACGAGCATCCCGAAGGCGACAAAATGCGGGAACAGTGGTTGCAGACCGCTCTGCGCAGCGAGCTGGAACGCATTCGCGCCGAAGGCGCGGACAGCCGCAATCCTTTATACCAACTACCGTTCTAA
- a CDS encoding sensor histidine kinase, which produces MRLALSRLKPASLRKQLLLGLSVPLLLMLALDGWMTYDRALQAANTAFDRMLLSSGRAIADGVAAHDGAVSVDIPYFALQMFESNASGKVFYRVSRSDGALLTGYDDLPLPPPRRRESIRYQPDYMDISYHGETLRLLTLRLSVRDMSTLRSQDVWIQVAETPESREQLARTLLIGSLAQEALLGVIMLAIVLLAVGHSLRPLRRLSRNVVARKETDLSPLPSRELPTELTPLVDALNQQGVRWHKLQAARRRFIDDAAHQLKTPLAVMRTQAELVRRQTLEASLRQQLDKLLASLDSASHGVHQLLQLARVEPDNGQAIELDDMDLAAWIREWALEQAPWAHGQGADLGYEGEETVWVRGNAGLLRELLGNLLDNAIRYHPGNGDARITIAAGALPAPWLRVDDNGLGIAEAEQDKVWLRFYRIAGAASSGSGLGLAIVREIAHRHGATVELSRNAGGGLSVKLQFPPAGRG; this is translated from the coding sequence ATGCGACTCGCCCTCTCCCGTCTCAAACCCGCCAGCTTGCGCAAGCAATTGCTGCTCGGCCTGTCCGTTCCGCTGCTGCTGATGTTGGCGCTGGACGGCTGGATGACTTACGACCGCGCCTTGCAGGCGGCCAACACCGCCTTCGACCGCATGCTGCTCAGCTCCGGCCGCGCCATCGCCGACGGCGTCGCCGCCCACGACGGCGCCGTCAGCGTGGACATACCCTATTTCGCCTTGCAAATGTTCGAGTCCAACGCCTCCGGCAAGGTGTTCTACCGCGTCAGCCGCTCGGACGGCGCGCTGCTCACCGGTTACGACGACCTGCCGCTGCCGCCTCCGCGCCGGCGCGAGAGCATCCGCTACCAGCCCGATTACATGGACATTTCCTACCACGGCGAAACGCTGCGCTTGCTGACCTTGAGGCTGTCGGTGCGCGACATGAGCACGCTGCGCAGCCAGGACGTGTGGATACAGGTGGCGGAAACCCCGGAGTCCAGGGAGCAGCTGGCGCGCACCCTGCTCATCGGCTCCCTGGCGCAGGAGGCGCTGCTCGGCGTCATCATGCTCGCCATCGTGCTGCTGGCGGTCGGCCATAGCCTGCGGCCCTTGCGCCGCTTGTCGCGCAATGTGGTGGCGCGCAAGGAAACCGATCTCAGCCCCCTGCCCAGCCGCGAGCTGCCCACCGAGTTGACGCCCTTGGTGGACGCGCTGAATCAGCAGGGCGTGCGCTGGCATAAATTGCAGGCGGCGCGCCGCCGCTTCATCGACGACGCCGCCCATCAGTTGAAGACGCCGCTGGCGGTGATGCGGACGCAGGCGGAGCTGGTGCGACGCCAGACGCTGGAAGCCTCATTGCGCCAGCAGCTGGACAAATTGCTCGCCTCGCTGGACAGCGCCAGCCACGGCGTGCACCAGCTATTGCAACTGGCGCGGGTGGAGCCGGACAACGGCCAGGCCATCGAACTGGACGATATGGACCTGGCCGCCTGGATCAGGGAATGGGCGCTGGAACAAGCGCCCTGGGCTCATGGCCAGGGCGCGGATCTGGGTTACGAGGGGGAGGAAACGGTATGGGTGCGCGGCAACGCCGGTCTGCTGCGGGAATTGCTGGGCAATCTGCTGGACAACGCCATCCGCTATCATCCCGGCAACGGCGATGCGCGGATCACGATCGCGGCCGGGGCGCTGCCGGCGCCGTGGCTGCGCGTCGACGATAACGGCCTCGGCATCGCCGAGGCGGAACAAGACAAGGTATGGCTGCGTTTTTACCGCATCGCCGGCGCCGCCAGCAGCGGCAGCGGCCTGGGCCTGGCCATCGTCAGGGAGATCGCCCACCGGCATGGGGCGACCGTGGAGTTGAGCCGCAACGCCGGCGGCGGCCTCAGCGTCAAGCTTCAGTTTCCGCCGGCCGGCAGGGGATAG
- a CDS encoding response regulator gives MRLLLVEDNPALSESLAQALRQAGFAVDCMLNGSDADHVLRTQDYALAILDLDLPKLNGWEVLRRLRARKQTLPVLILTAHGSVEERVRGLDLGADDYLAKPFDLNELEARVRALIRRSHGRESPLLELGPLSYDSVGRQFQLSGDALHLTPREHAVLEVLMLQGGKAIGKSQLSEKIFGLDESGSAEAIEIYVHRLRKKLAGQPVSIVTLRGLGYLLTTP, from the coding sequence ATGCGCCTGCTCTTGGTGGAAGACAATCCGGCCCTGTCCGAATCACTGGCCCAGGCCTTGCGCCAGGCCGGTTTCGCCGTGGACTGCATGCTCAACGGCAGCGACGCCGATCATGTGCTGCGCACCCAGGATTACGCGCTGGCCATCCTGGACTTGGACCTGCCCAAGCTCAACGGCTGGGAGGTGCTGCGCCGGCTGCGCGCCCGCAAGCAAACGCTGCCGGTGCTGATCCTGACCGCGCACGGCTCGGTGGAAGAACGAGTGCGCGGGCTGGACCTGGGCGCCGACGACTATCTGGCCAAGCCCTTCGACCTCAACGAACTGGAAGCGCGGGTGCGCGCGCTGATCCGCCGCAGCCACGGCCGCGAAAGCCCGCTGCTGGAATTAGGCCCCCTCAGCTACGACAGCGTCGGCCGCCAGTTTCAGCTGAGCGGCGACGCGCTGCACCTGACGCCGCGCGAGCACGCGGTGCTGGAAGTGCTGATGCTGCAAGGCGGCAAGGCCATAGGCAAAAGCCAGCTGTCGGAAAAGATTTTCGGCCTGGACGAAAGCGGCAGCGCCGAAGCCATCGAAATCTATGTGCACCGCTTGCGCAAGAAGCTGGCCGGCCAGCCGGTTTCCATCGTCACCTTGCGCGGGCTGGGCTATCTATTGACCACACCGTAA
- a CDS encoding ABC transporter substrate-binding protein — translation MNRVRSLSALCCALGSAAAWAAVPAGYPASYQNLVDAAVKEGKVVVYSATDSAAARPLIKDFQALYPGVKVEYHDMNSTEIYNRFISENAASSASADVVWSSAMDLQVKFVNDGYAASYASPEAANLPSWAHYQQQAYGTTYEPVAIVYNKRLLKPEDIPQTRADLVRILKANPARFKGKVTTYDVEKSGVGFNFLTQDVRHNANGAWELARALGASGVKLQTSTGAMMERISSGENLIGYNILGSYAYAKAKKDPAIGYVYPKDYTQVVSRLAIISKKARNPGAARLWLDYLLSKRGQSVLANQSELFSLRSDVSGAASIAALNQQLGGSAKPIQVGTGLLVYLDQAKRLDFMRQWQQALKK, via the coding sequence ATGAATAGAGTCAGAAGCTTGTCCGCGCTGTGCTGCGCGCTGGGTTCCGCCGCCGCCTGGGCGGCCGTGCCCGCCGGCTATCCCGCCAGTTATCAGAATCTGGTGGACGCCGCCGTCAAGGAGGGCAAGGTGGTGGTGTATTCGGCCACCGACAGCGCCGCGGCGCGGCCCCTGATCAAGGATTTCCAGGCCTTGTACCCCGGCGTCAAGGTGGAATACCACGATATGAACAGCACCGAGATCTACAATCGCTTCATCAGCGAGAACGCCGCCAGCAGCGCCAGCGCCGACGTGGTGTGGAGCTCGGCGATGGATCTGCAGGTGAAGTTCGTCAATGACGGCTACGCCGCCAGCTACGCTTCGCCGGAGGCGGCCAATCTGCCGTCCTGGGCGCATTATCAGCAGCAGGCCTACGGCACCACTTACGAGCCGGTGGCCATCGTCTACAACAAGCGCTTGCTGAAGCCGGAGGACATCCCGCAGACCCGCGCCGATCTGGTGCGCATCCTCAAGGCGAATCCGGCTCGCTTCAAGGGCAAGGTCACCACGTACGATGTGGAGAAGTCCGGCGTCGGCTTCAACTTCCTGACCCAGGACGTCCGCCATAACGCCAACGGCGCCTGGGAACTGGCGCGTGCGCTCGGCGCCAGCGGCGTCAAACTGCAAACCTCCACCGGCGCGATGATGGAGCGGATTTCCTCGGGCGAAAACCTGATCGGCTACAACATCCTCGGTTCCTACGCTTACGCCAAGGCGAAGAAGGACCCGGCCATCGGCTATGTCTATCCCAAGGATTACACCCAGGTGGTCAGCCGGCTGGCCATCATCTCCAAGAAGGCGCGCAATCCCGGCGCGGCGCGGCTGTGGCTGGACTATTTGCTGTCCAAGCGCGGCCAGAGCGTGCTGGCCAACCAGTCCGAGCTGTTCTCGCTGCGCAGCGACGTGAGCGGCGCGGCTTCCATCGCCGCCTTGAACCAGCAATTGGGCGGCAGCGCCAAGCCCATCCAGGTGGGCACTGGCCTGCTGGTCTATCTGGACCAGGCCAAGCGGCTGGATTTCATGCGTCAGTGGCAGCAGGCGCTGAAGAAATAG